The Silurus meridionalis isolate SWU-2019-XX chromosome 6, ASM1480568v1, whole genome shotgun sequence genome contains the following window.
TCAAGGTGAGCGCAAACCTTTGCCTTATAGAATGGTAATTATATAAGGCACTGCTAGCCTGGGTGTTCTTCGTAACTTTAGTATATTTGTCTTTACCCTTTAACTACTCTGCTTATTACATTGCCACACCCAATGCAATGCCACTAACATTTCAGCATCACCTTCGAGCCAAGATTAGTGTGGAaagtatgaatatataaatgtaagcaTAACCTAGGTGAGTGTATATTGGGCCATTATACCCACCCTCAGGGCAACACTGacaatattaatacaaatgctTCTCTTGATGGGGTAATATTCAGTTATTCTGAGTATTCACTTTAATTATTAAAGgtactaaaaaagaaaaaaaaagcaataatgcTAACTAATGATTAACTATGTCACagtaaacaaatgtaaacagcCATACAACATAGGCCTGATCTTTGGAAAATTATAAGGATATCAGGAAAAGGGTATTGTAATGaatgaacaataaaaacaacaaaatccaCAATGTTGAGTTTAAAAaaggtaaagtaaaaaaaaagattttagattGTTAATGAATAAAGTAAGCTATAGTTCATGGGGCCTTTTCTTAGTTCTTGTATTGATCTATacatcaatacattttaaaagtgtattcataataaaagtgcaattaaaaataacttgagaaaagaaagaagaacgGTCAGATTGGCAGGTATAAATGCACATTCAGGTATATAAGACTTTATTTAACATAGTAAGCAAAACAATGACGTAACCCAAAAACAGAGTCAAGGTGCAGGTATGATCAGATGGCAATACTGAAAAACAAAGCACAACATAGACTAGAGCAGGCAAGAGCAAGCTGAAGAAATTAAACCCAATATCAAAAACTATGATAGCTATTAGAATTTATGTAATGACTGGCTGAAAGGCACACAGTATGTATACATCACAAGTGACTGTGAAGTGAAGGTGCATAAATACTGTGCAAGTGATTATGTTCAGGTGAGTGCAATCAATGGTTGGTTGAACGTGAACATGAGTGTCCATCATGGCTCTGAGTTGTATTCTGTGGCTGCCATGTTTGTAGTCCGCACCATGTTCTGGGAATTGGAGTTTGACTCTGATGTCACTGTTGACTTGACAACTAACTACAGATATGTTTATAAAGACCTGTGTAAgaagtaaacaaaatattatagtgaagtgttttcctttttttttccaagtacaTTACCGGCCACTGTGTGCCAGTGCGCAGGGCAGAACTCATATCATTTCTATCCTCTCAACCTGACCCTTGTTCATACCTACATTTCATACTCGTGTAACAACTTGTTTCTCATTCGTTTTACAGGAGTTAATGAATAATTTATTGTAGTTACTGaataatgattatttaaaatgcaaagcTGAATCACAAACTGACTTAactaaaaaagacaaaaggggACAATTCTATACAAACTGAAATATTCAGGGGGTTAATAAGTTAAAACTAAAGTTGTCTGTTGTTCTCCTATTCGAACTTGCTATTGTACCAGGTACAGCATCTTAACAAATGGGACaggtatatataaaatgtatactttatattctgtctaattcttgtgtttgtttttgtcatcaTGAGATCTGTAAGACATTTGTAATTAGCTTGTATACTTTCTGAACTTTCTGAATCTAATTATTTTTCACTATACAAGAGATTAGCTATTGATTGTACAGTTGGCAatgcctttttaaaaatgtttgcttCACTGCTGCGTTCATACatttttcatgtattatttGTCTTTAGATATACAACTATTGAAGCAATATTTAATGTAGGTCAACGTCTCTGCATTGTGTGTGCTAGTGTCAATCCAGTGTGTTACTAGATGATATAATTGGAAAAAGACATTTGCGTTCCTCTTAACTATGCCACCCTTAGGCTAGTAATATTCATAGTATCatccattataaaaaaaaaaaaataataaaaattgtgaAATATTCACTCAGTAAAGGGCTTATTGTATATTATACCACAGTGCCGGTAAATTCTTAAATCTAATTAATCacaaggtgttgattaatttcctGTAACAGTGATGAGCCACTGCTAGAGAAAGCAGaggttttatattaatgtgttaatgtCTTCTAAAGTTTATAGCTCATTCAGACATGTATGATAAGTATAATACGTATAATTCAATGAAAGATGCATCAAAACAGTGTGTGGTTATTTGAGGAAGGAACACATAGTCACTAATATGGTGTAGCTTTCTGTAAGGAGACGTTTATTTACCGTTTATAGGAACAGTCCCAGTTGTCAGCACTTTGTACTAGTAAgttttccaccacaggaaactctgttttgtcttgtgagGGAAGAAAAAATGTATAGCTGCTAAGTGATAACAGGGACTAACGTGTTTAATTGACCTTCCATAGTATTAAATCTTACTATAATGGTGTATACATCAAAACAATCATTTcttaaataacaacaacaacaacaacaacaacaacaacaacaacaacaatagatTTATGGGCAACTTGCAGTGGTATAATAGGAATAAATCATTGATATCACAACACCTTGTTACTGATTATTTAACAGTGGAAGCCCTGTCatgttttatgtataaaaaacaattttttattaaatgtacagatatatctttatatgtgtatatggtAGATAAGTTGTCCTGGTCAAATCTTCAGAAATCCCCTCAACTTTATTCCTTTTTAGTCGGTACCTATGGGACAATGGTGGCAGTACTGATGATACGTGGTTTGCCTTTGAGGTGTCTTATACTTGTCATCTGAGAAgatttttttcacttcttttcCACAGTAATATGATCCACGTGACACTCAAGGATGATGACCGAAGAGCTGGCAGAAAGCCATGAAACAAGATACTTTAAACTTTAGattaaggtgagtgtgtgtgtgtgtgtgtgtgtgtgtgtgtgtgtgtgtgtgtgtgtgtgagataaataatttttaaacatttgccaTTAAATATGAATCTAGATAGAATAAAATTTTTCtacataattttatttacattattacatttcctACTTATGTATTCATCTTCAAATCTTACTGCTCAGCTAAAACAATGGAAGGTTGCACTTCTATCAAACACTAACACTAAACACTAAGTCATAAGTCCACTGAAAGAATGGCACAGTTACAGAGCAAATAGACGTGGAAAACCTATTATTTAAACcaacaaatgaattaaaatgtttgctgtGGTCTTTCTCAACCTCGAAGATTGAAACAAGTCGGCTTGGTAAACGCCATAAGCAAACGCACCACACCTAAACCAACCTTAGCGCTTTAACTGTAACTATAACACTATTGAGCATAATGGCAAAATTGTCATTTATTGTTTTAGTCCAAATATTAGTGAAGATAATTATTTGACTTTCAGGTAAAATTCAAGtgaaataattacacacactgtctatgtgtgttattattttACTTGTATTTTGCTGAGTCAAATAATATTGTATTCATTCATCTATAATGGGTGtaaatttgtatttgaaatCAGATAAAAAATGAACGCATAATGCGTCTCATTCCTATAAGGAAGTTTGTCTTTCTACTGGTTATCCCCTAATGTGTTTCTGTATGTTTATCCTTGTTGACATTATTACAAGCCTCTTTCATACTCTCTCAATCTTTTAAGCTGAGTAATAACTATCAaagtattatttgtattaaagaTAGCGATTAAGGTATGCAGGCTAAACCAGTGGTTACAGGTATATTGTAAccaatgaaataaatgttaacgcataaaaaaaaaaaattaaaagtatatCGCTAAATATAGTGCCTATAAGGCCTAAATACTATATAAAGTATGTAGTATGTGTGTTGATATGATGACTTTGTGGAAAGTCTTTTCATAGAACTGAGACGTAGCTGCTATCACAATGATAGGTGGAGCTTATTGGGCCTCTCCTGTAATATttgctattaataataaaaggcaGATATTGTTGGGCCTCTCGTGGTATGGTtgctattaataatataaagcaGATATTGTTAGGCCTTTTGCATTATGGTTGCTATTATTAGCAGTAGGTGGGCCTTCTTAAGCATCATCTATTATAGTTGTTGTTTATATTGGGCAGGTCTTGTTTGGCCACTCCCAGGTTCACATTAATATGGAGACTATAGACTGTCAGCCAAATGCCTTTCTCCAAGCCAGGCCTTGTCTATGTTACTGCTTCTATGAacatgtgtgtattagtgcaacTGCAAGGCAGGCAGGGAATCCAGGTGCTTTGGATACAAGTTGGGGAAATGTGGCACTTGCCCAGTATTCTGAAAATATGAATATGCTTTTTGGCTGCTCATTGCCACAAATCCAATTATATCACACATTGTGTTTCTAGTGAGATTATTACAATTATCTAGAAATTGGAATTGCCGAAAAAAGGCAAGAAAAAAGAACCTAAATAGGAGGCAAAAAGAGaaccattttattacattaaaattttatacaaaCAAGGCATACACACTATTTCATATTGCTTCAGACATaagttttcatcttttttttaaaacaactttgtaacaaaatgtaagtacaacatttatgaaaatatataaatctctaAACAAGGATTTCAGTGCTGactatacaaacaatacaataaacACATTCATTGCCAGTATGCCACCATGTTCTGCAAACATGTATGTAATTAAGTCATTCATGTCACATAACATACAATATGCCACATTCTGCTCTTGAAGTGACAAATTGGAATATTCTCTGGGATTTCAGGACAACATGGGCTAATCGAAGGTTGTTTGCAaaaggtaatatatatatatatatatatatatatatatatttatttttttacgcaAGTCACACTGGGTGGTACAATAGACCCATAAGGAATAGAGTTCAATTAAGTCACAAAGCATATTTCatttgtaaagaaataaagtgaTACAAGAAAGGAACAACTTTGGCACacttttattatactgtatataatatttcgAATGTTTTGTAAATTTATACTTCGAGGGGAGAACCCTTAAGGATGCTACAGGTATTATTGTAAATGGGCATATTTCTCAACAGTTTCAGAAGTAAACATACAATTTGTCGGAATAGCCCTTAAAGTTATGGAGGTGATGGGGCACGGCTGATCATTTTATTAAGCATGCCAGAATATACCCTTAACCAAAGGTAGAATTAAAATCTTCATTAGCCATACGAAGAAGAAGATTAGCCATACTTAACCAACAGTTTGAAGATGAAAGTTTGTGTCACTGTGTTCTTGAAATACCATATGTTATTAACaactgttcctaataaagtgcaaCCCCTCAAAACTGGCTTGTCACAACCTTGTTTTGTAAATACATACATCTATACATTTCTATGTAAGTCATCAATAACATGAAAATACTAGATATTCATTTTTCTACTATAACGTGTTCCCACAATGCCTTGCTAATGACatgaaaaacagcaaaaaactAAACTTGGCATAACTTATGACACCACTTTTTTAAGGCGTTTATACTCCTTGTCAGATGCTACACACGATGTTAAATACTCAGTAACAGTATATTCCAACTAACAATATGCAAGAGGTTCAGCtagtgatattttttttactgtgtttgaTACAATAAATGcggtaacataaaaaaacagatttaataatattgaattttcctgaaatcattttgctttgatgacagttctgaatgaattacattttatattcattgtttgtttattgtagcatgtttattgtatttatgaaTATCTATATCAAGGTTTTGTTTTAGAAATTCCCTGCATCTTTTTAATCATTAGTGTTTATAagaaattctttttaaaatccaGGCACTCTCTTTGATTGCATTAAGCACAACATAACTTTGTTAAGGAGTTGCACAAATTGCAGCAGCCAAAATAgatatgtacacacatacacaagttaAATTTTTGATACAGTTTGAGAGGAGGATGactgaacatttataaaaagcAAATATGTGTTATgctacaaatatataaatatttctatgTTTTTGTATAAAGTAATATTATGGCTTGATTTGAATAAAACAATGAATTTGAAATATATCAAAGTGTGTAACAAATAGTATGACAAATCATTAAATGAGGGATAACAGAATGACGGTGATCTGACTAAACACAACTGCAGCGTGATAGTAATTGGCCAGTGTCAACTGTGTAGTACCCAGAGGACTGATTTGTGCAACTGAATCACAAGGTTGCTGTAAACAAGTATCAACTGCATCCAAATCTGGTCCCATTCATCTGTTCCATTAACTTCCTGAAGAATTCTCATTGTAGCATTTCAGCCTtttttgttggtgttgttgtttCAGGCTCCCCGCTGTCCGAGACATTGATGGGGCTATCTCGAGAGAAAACTTCGGTTGACTCCCTCCACATGCAGTCAGCAATGGTCTTGAAGGCATTGGTGCTGCACTTGGGGCGTATTTTCTGTGAAGCATTGTTAACAATCTGCCGGCTGTTGGAGGTGGCAATCTTGATTTTGAGGGCTGCATCCACACGGTCCACAACTGTGTAGGTCCCAATACTACCATCCTCAAAGCCAATAATAATGTTCAGTGCTCGTTGTGATAGGCACAAGTAGGTTGGTGTTTTGTAGAGAGAACAGGTACCAATACTCTTTCCATCAGCAAGTCGCATGACAATTAAACTAGAAACTACACCTGCATCATCGTCCTCATCACTATTTCCGAAACAAATGTAGACCAAGTAACGACCATCTCTTGACAACTTTTGCCTCCATATTATGCCTGCAGCATGGACCAAGCGCAGTTTACCACTGTGGAGATCGAGAACATTAATGTTGTCATCCCCTTTAGATACAATTCCCAACTTTCCATTTGGCGAGATTTGGAAGTCTTCCAAGTTCTTCAAGAAGTTGCTTGGCAGCTGCACCCTTCTGCAGACAGACTCATCAGCTACACTCCATATGAAAACAGTCTCTGTGGAAGTAATGAAGACAACATAGTCTGGACTGTCTGGAACCAGCTTGAAATTTATGATTGTTATCCCATCATCACAGACAAACTTCTTGGACACACTACCAGACCACAAGCTGACAGCCAACAGCTTGTTCTTAGTTGTACCAACCAGGAAAGTGTTGGCTGTGGTGATGAGAGCATACTGAAGGGTTACCAGAATGTTGCACACTTTGTGACCAGTTGCAAGCCTCCAGACACGTGAGGCATTTTGTTCACAGAGAGACACCACAAATTGGTCATTATGTGTGATTAGAAGTTGGGATATTTTTTGCCCATTGATCCGGAAGATATTTTCACCTGTGGCCGTCTGCCAGATGTATTGGCTACATTTGTCATCAGATGTCACCATAAGATCACCAGATGTGGTAAGAACACAGTTCTCCACAAGGCCTTCATGTTTAAATACTATCTCAATGAAACCTGTGCTGAAGTTCCATTTATGGACGGCTTCAGACCCATCCATTGTGTAGACAAAGTCTTCTCTGCCTGGCAGCTGTACACTTTGTATCCGTTTCCCTGTTTTGTCAATGTTCGACATTGCTGTTATGATATCAATGTCCCAAATTGATAGAACCCCACTGCTTGCTACAGACAAAAGCAGGTTATGGTGTGCTGATTTGATCAACTTGACAATGGCTCCTGATATCTCTATTAAACTAGCCATACATTGACCGCTGTCTCTTCTCCAAACAAATATGGATGAAGTATTTTCCATTGATGCTACAATACTTTGGCCATTCTTTGACAGAACAGCAGCCACAAATTTCTCACTACGTTTGGCCTTAAACTTCTCTACCATCTTCCAAAGCTTGGTGTCAAGCACCTCAATGCTTCTGGCTTTGCAAATAAGTACTGATTTCTGATCCTCAGATAATTCAATACCTACCACCTCGCTATCATCCCCTCGGCAGTCATAGTCCTCCATAAGCCTGGGATTTGTGATATCTTTGGTGTTCCAGACAGAAAGACTACCTTCATTGTCAATCATTACCATCTGATGAATTGTGTCTAGAACTAGGATTGACTTCACAAATCCACCAGAAAACTCAGAAGTCACTGTCGCAAGCTTTTCCCCACTTCCTAGGTGGAATACAGTGGTGGTGTTTAAATACTGGCCACAGAAAGCATACATCCCATCTGGGGAGCATTCAACACAGGTTACTTCATACCAGCAATGGAACTGGTATAAGGGCCAGCCATACTGCAGgtcaattacatttacatcctTACTGGCTTCCAGCCAAGCTAAGGCATGGGGGCTGGATAAGGTAAATCCATTGATGAATGCCACCCCACCAGTGATGCCACAGTGCTTTGAGCCTTTAACTTCCACCTCTGACAACAAACAGGATTTATGGTTGTCATAAATTAGTAGTGTGTTTTTTGTAGTGGCAACCACAAGGTACTTCTCGTCTGTGGTGAGCTTAACACCAAGCACAACTGACCTTGCTGTGTCAATCTGTCTCAGCAACTGTCTGCTCTCTACATCCCATGTACTCACGGAACCATCCTCAAGAGCTGCAATTACAATGTTGGGAGCCAAGGTTGGTAGGATCTCAACAATCTGCATGTAACTAGAGCACAGTGGTAGTCTCTCAGGACTGTATGTAACATCCATGGAAGAGTGTAGCGGCACTATGGAGCAGTATTTTGGGCCATCTTTGTCACACTCTAGTAGGAGATGTCGGAGTTTGGGAAGGGATGTGACCACAGGAAGAAGTCTTTGCTGAAGCTCAGCAGACAGTGAGGCAGGGTTCTTGTTGACTTTGACCTTTATACTTCGTAATGTGCTTGCAAGAAACTTGAGCTCTTTTTCCTGTGAGTAGGTGTAGGCCAGGTCAATGTCCGACAATGCTTTGTCAAATTGTCCA
Protein-coding sequences here:
- the LOC124387731 gene encoding NACHT and WD repeat domain-containing protein 2 isoform X7, translated to MILDAAVEAGLDTRLLEEWYCRDENSVPPAYYLKPKAEMLKNYQNSMESSSVAKAKNAKAWRAVSEEIKTIFRTAVLQLQEKGTMKSAQAKKFLCSALEDELDFALGKQTAAFLKKCVCYIRKISNFDRFAKIPDMARYMDTVLSGDRVMRNQEAYERLLKVRDEFIPTIVAASNLRVYSSVTHCDMKLGYSQEVESHYVEGLCKQFYEDMVDIIQATVQQNFDTETDALYDEIIQHLSLCKTFSSFYVYKSEVLDMVQEYLYPSKGARILPLVVYGGPCTGKTLLLAEVAKQAYSWLQKEMGPETDPVIIVRFIGSSDLSTDLRNLLQSICEQIAINYRCLIHYLPNKIEEMRELLINLLGESSFHRPLVIILDSLEQLSEADEARKLWWLPIHLPCTVRIVVSTLPNKHGILQKLRCLIHDEDCYLELAQRDRKACSQTLKQQLLSVKRKVTSGQQIYVNEALAKCTLPMFVNLIYREVVHWRSHKDVDEKSLCSTVHESIEHLLISIENKLGSHFVFRALGYITMARVGLTEVELEDILSLDNSVLGDIMISSNLKSPLRIPYDLIAQLREELEGYLVERQVRNVTLMVWANRHLHLIAQKLYLSNEEDVHQMHSLLAEYFLGVWAGGRKKIFHCDNNHFASLNISQHRNPHNQQSLHGHDKASADKHSYDRQTPEQPWVFQCNLLEPDIFFVNHRKMTELLFHLTRSGRTDDLMFGVIMNFSWLYTMIKIGQFDKALSDIDLAYTYSQEKELKFLASTLRSIKVKVNKNPASLSAELQQRLLPVVTSLPKLRHLLLECDKDGPKYCSIVPLHSSMDVTYSPERLPLCSSYMQIVEILPTLAPNIVIAALEDGSVSTWDVESRQLLRQIDTARSVVLGVKLTTDEKYLVVATTKNTLLIYDNHKSCLLSEVEVKGSKHCGITGGVAFINGFTLSSPHALAWLEASKDVNVIDLQYGWPLYQFHCWYEVTCVECSPDGMYAFCGQYLNTTTVFHLGSGEKLATVTSEFSGGFVKSILVLDTIHQMVMIDNEGSLSVWNTKDITNPRLMEDYDCRGDDSEVVGIELSEDQKSVLICKARSIEVLDTKLWKMVEKFKAKRSEKFVAAVLSKNGQSIVASMENTSSIFVWRRDSGQCMASLIEISGAIVKLIKSAHHNLLLSVASSGVLSIWDIDIITAMSNIDKTGKRIQSVQLPGREDFVYTMDGSEAVHKWNFSTGFIEIVFKHEGLVENCVLTTSGDLMVTSDDKCSQYIWQTATGENIFRINGQKISQLLITHNDQFVVSLCEQNASRVWRLATGHKVCNILVTLQYALITTANTFLVGTTKNKLLAVSLWSGSVSKKFVCDDGITIINFKLVPDSPDYVVFITSTETVFIWSVADESVCRRVQLPSNFLKNLEDFQISPNGKLGIVSKGDDNINVLDLHSGKLRLVHAAGIIWRQKLSRDGRYLVYICFGNSDEDDDAGVVSSLIVMRLADGKSIGTCSLYKTPTYLCLSQRALNIIIGFEDGSIGTYTVVDRVDAALKIKIATSNSRQIVNNASQKIRPKCSTNAFKTIADCMWRESTEVFSRDSPINVSDSGEPETTTPTKKAEMLQ